CGGCAGTGGAAACAGATGAAACGGCAGGAGATACTGTATTACCATAAAAACAGTAGAATGTTTGGTAACATAAATAAATAAATAAAAGCTTTTGCCAACCCACATACCTGGCAAACAACCGATAAAGGATGAGAAAACCCCTGGCTTCCAGGGGTTTTCTTTTTCTTGGTAAGTAGAAATAGTTGTTTTATTCATCATCTAAAGCATTTAACAGTTCACCATGGAAAATCTCTGAATATTGTTAAAACGAGCCAGATTTTTTAAAAAGAAGATTGCGGGAGTGAGAACAAATAGATTATGCTTAGGAAAATTATATGAACGATTTCCTTATGTGTTCAATAGGCGGTGCATCGATGGAATTGATAACGAAGGACTTACTCATTAATTTTCTATTTGTTTTGCTTCCTTTGTTTTTAATGCAAATGTTTTATTTATTGAAGTATTCATACCGCTTTGAAAGGTTTAAAGACACCTGGTTTGTCATCTTCCTGCTGATCTCCTTAGCGATGTGCATGTTTTTCCCCTTTTCATTCGGAAATGGGTTTACATGGGATCTTCGCAGAGTTCCTCTTCTGCTGGGATTCTTATATACGGGACCCAAAAATGGTTTTCTTCTACTGGCGGCTCTTCTTTTAATCCGTTATTTTGTAGGGGGAAGCGGCTTTTATGTGACTCTTTGGTCTTATACTGCGATGGCAATATTAGCTGCTCTTGTCTCTAAATACTACATAAAGATGCCTTTAAAACAAAAGTTACTATCAAGCGTTTTATTGGTTTTTATTTCTATGCTGCTTACTTACTTTGCTGCCATAAAGGTTTCGGATATTTCTTTAACAACCAATATGTGGATTGTTTACTTTTTACTCAACATTGTAAGTATGTGGATTGCTACAGCTATTTGGGAAGTCATTAAAACAAATCTTGATGTCCTGCAAAAATTAATAAAAGCAGAAAAGCTGGACATTGTCAGTAACCTTGCTGCGAGTATTTCTCATGAAGTAAGAAACCCGCTGACAGCCAGCAGAGGATTTATGCAGTTATCACATGAGAGTTCGATTTCTCCAGAAACAAAAGAGTATATCAGGCTGTCGATTCAAGAATTGGACAGAGCGACAGACATTATTAATGATTATTTAACCTTCGCTAAGCCTACACCTGAAAAAATGGAGAAAATCCTGGTACATCAAGAGATTCACCAGGTCGTGAATATTCTTACGCCTTTAGCAAACATGAAC
The genomic region above belongs to Domibacillus sp. DTU_2020_1001157_1_SI_ALB_TIR_016 and contains:
- a CDS encoding ATP-binding protein produces the protein MELITKDLLINFLFVLLPLFLMQMFYLLKYSYRFERFKDTWFVIFLLISLAMCMFFPFSFGNGFTWDLRRVPLLLGFLYTGPKNGFLLLAALLLIRYFVGGSGFYVTLWSYTAMAILAALVSKYYIKMPLKQKLLSSVLLVFISMLLTYFAAIKVSDISLTTNMWIVYFLLNIVSMWIATAIWEVIKTNLDVLQKLIKAEKLDIVSNLAASISHEVRNPLTASRGFMQLSHESSISPETKEYIRLSIQELDRATDIINDYLTFAKPTPEKMEKILVHQEIHQVVNILTPLANMNSVNIKLSFKENESFHVLGERKKLEQALINIMKNGIEAMESGGEMFIEIEYEVQRLCINISDTGKGMTQMQIDRLGEPYFTTKEKGTGLGLMVSFSIIQSMGGSITVRSEIHKGTCFSIILPVIAVKMS